In Fundidesulfovibrio magnetotacticus, a single window of DNA contains:
- a CDS encoding sugar-binding transcriptional regulator, translating to MQDADEHEQQLLSRAAWLYFHEDLTQAEIGERLGVTRLKVNRLLQMGRESGLISVSINTPFRECVDLEGRLVRRFGLIRAIVAPTPEHGGERLYEAIGRPAGEYVSRALRDGQSLGVGWGRTMREAINGIAVRAYRDISISSLYGGVPRSPVNPFDSTAMFARRFQARTCNHLAAPMFVSSPQVRDTIAGQDLFRTFYEEALQVDMILTASGDLTSQATNLALGVITPDQRASLARAGAVGEFFGRFLDDKGDPVDHPLNACSMSPDFTGLLRAPHIVLVSGGLAKLNILHAILGRGYVHVFVTDAETAQNLLNR from the coding sequence ATGCAGGACGCCGACGAACACGAACAACAGCTCCTCTCCCGCGCGGCCTGGCTCTATTTCCACGAGGATCTCACCCAGGCCGAGATCGGCGAGCGCCTGGGCGTCACCCGGCTCAAGGTGAACCGCCTGCTCCAGATGGGCCGCGAGTCCGGGCTCATCTCGGTGTCCATCAACACGCCCTTCCGCGAGTGCGTGGACCTGGAAGGCCGCCTGGTGCGCCGCTTCGGCCTCATCCGGGCCATCGTGGCCCCAACGCCCGAGCACGGCGGCGAACGCCTCTACGAAGCCATCGGACGCCCCGCCGGAGAATACGTCTCCCGCGCCCTGCGCGACGGCCAGTCCCTGGGCGTCGGCTGGGGCAGAACCATGCGCGAGGCCATCAACGGCATCGCCGTACGGGCCTACCGCGACATCTCCATCAGCTCGCTCTACGGCGGGGTGCCCCGAAGCCCGGTGAACCCCTTCGACTCCACCGCCATGTTCGCCCGGCGCTTCCAGGCGCGCACCTGCAACCACCTGGCCGCGCCCATGTTCGTCTCCTCCCCCCAGGTGCGCGACACCATCGCCGGGCAGGACCTCTTCCGCACCTTCTACGAGGAAGCCCTCCAGGTGGACATGATCCTCACCGCCTCGGGCGACCTCACCTCCCAGGCCACCAACCTGGCCCTGGGCGTGATCACGCCCGACCAGCGCGCCTCCCTGGCCCGCGCCGGGGCCGTGGGCGAGTTCTTCGGGCGCTTCCTGGACGACAAGGGCGACCCAGTGGACCACCCCCTCAACGCCTGCAGCATGTCCCCGGACTTCACCGGACTGTTGCGCGCGCCGCACATCGTGCTGGTGTCCGGGGGGCTGGCCAAGCTCAACATCCTGCACGCCATCCTCGGGCGGGGCTACGTCCACGTCTTCGTGACCGACGCCGAAACCGCCCAGAACCTGCTCAACCGCTGA
- a CDS encoding glycerol-3-phosphate dehydrogenase/oxidase: protein MDRRESLARLKAPRPFDILVIGGGATGCGVALDAATRGLDTALVEQSDFAQGTSSKSTKLVHGGVRYLEKAVLGLDREQFALVREGLRERGLFLRNAPHLAHSIRLMTPVTSWVQAGYVFAGLVLYDLLAGRLGLGRSAFVTRGKAQKLFPQLDLSGAVGAVTYRDGQFNDARMAVALARTAQDHGAACANHVEVTALLKENGRLRGATLRDAFTGDSWDIAARAVVNATGPFADGVRRMDDPAARDMLKVSSGIHILLDKSFAPEGLSLMIPSTEDGRVLFMIPWMGHVLFGTTDEPADVERDPEASERDIDYLLSYARKYLRRPPARSDVLAAWSGLRPLVFAPGKQGTQDLARTHVIEQSPSGLVSITGGKWTSYRAMAEEAVDAAVKAFALDAGPCATHELRLLGSRGFVPQGWRALARRFGLDPETARALHELHGDEAAQVAALGQAEGLMDRLHPAHPYILAQVAFAARREMAGRLADVLTRRLPLGLLEEAHAREAAPAAAAVMARELGWDEAATQAEIASVVEGAARSAPAAGSPA from the coding sequence GTGGACAGAAGAGAATCCCTCGCCCGGCTCAAAGCCCCCCGCCCCTTCGACATCCTGGTGATCGGAGGCGGCGCCACCGGCTGCGGCGTCGCCCTGGACGCCGCCACCCGCGGGCTCGACACCGCCCTGGTGGAACAGTCCGACTTCGCCCAGGGCACCAGCAGCAAGAGCACCAAGCTGGTGCACGGCGGCGTGCGCTACCTGGAAAAGGCCGTACTGGGCCTGGACCGCGAACAGTTCGCCCTGGTGCGAGAGGGCCTGCGCGAACGCGGGCTCTTCCTGCGCAACGCCCCGCACCTGGCCCACTCCATCCGGCTCATGACCCCCGTGACCTCCTGGGTCCAGGCGGGCTACGTCTTCGCGGGCCTGGTGCTCTACGACCTCCTGGCCGGACGCCTGGGCCTGGGCCGCAGCGCCTTCGTCACGCGCGGCAAGGCGCAAAAGCTCTTCCCCCAGCTGGACCTCTCCGGCGCGGTGGGCGCGGTGACCTACCGCGACGGCCAGTTCAACGACGCCCGCATGGCCGTGGCCCTGGCCCGCACCGCGCAGGACCACGGCGCGGCCTGCGCCAACCACGTGGAGGTGACGGCGCTCCTCAAGGAGAACGGACGCCTGCGCGGGGCCACCCTGCGCGACGCGTTCACCGGCGACTCGTGGGACATCGCCGCGCGCGCCGTGGTCAACGCCACCGGCCCCTTCGCCGACGGCGTGCGCCGCATGGACGACCCCGCCGCCCGGGACATGCTCAAGGTCAGCTCCGGCATCCACATCCTGCTGGACAAGAGCTTCGCCCCCGAGGGGCTCTCGCTCATGATCCCCTCCACCGAGGACGGCCGCGTGCTCTTCATGATCCCCTGGATGGGCCACGTGCTCTTCGGCACCACCGACGAACCCGCCGACGTGGAGCGCGACCCCGAGGCCAGCGAGCGCGACATCGACTACCTGCTCTCCTACGCCCGCAAATACCTGCGCCGCCCGCCCGCGCGCTCCGACGTGCTGGCCGCCTGGAGCGGCCTGCGCCCCCTGGTGTTCGCCCCCGGCAAGCAGGGCACCCAGGACCTGGCCCGCACCCACGTGATCGAGCAAAGCCCCTCCGGGCTCGTGAGCATCACCGGCGGCAAGTGGACCAGCTACCGCGCCATGGCCGAGGAGGCCGTGGACGCGGCCGTGAAGGCCTTTGCGCTGGACGCCGGGCCGTGCGCCACCCACGAGTTGCGCCTGCTGGGCTCGCGCGGTTTCGTGCCCCAGGGATGGCGCGCCCTGGCGCGTCGTTTCGGGCTCGACCCCGAAACCGCCCGCGCCCTGCACGAACTCCACGGCGACGAGGCCGCGCAGGTGGCCGCGCTGGGCCAGGCCGAAGGGCTCATGGACCGCCTCCACCCGGCGCATCCCTACATCCTGGCGCAGGTGGCCTTCGCCGCGCGCCGGGAGATGGCCGGCAGGCTCGCGGACGTGCTCACGCGCCGCCTGCCCCTGGGGCTCCTGGAAGAGGCCCACGCGCGC